In Collimonas arenae, a single genomic region encodes these proteins:
- a CDS encoding ATP-binding protein, with amino-acid sequence MPFSVNNKDLLQSAGRVAASVKKSSVLWLLNRYQRGLLRGGAIALTIAILAANAFVIWSYVKDYVADAHYVYLTYKNALLIDIETKNAAIRRGAIYSEMLWSDSPQQNAQVMRDFSEHGGRVVLQASDKVTPQLALAQISDARPTASFAKYLSFAEELGYPSTVSARQRKIPLNAYYYNPDHTFLSILPAPAGDPLKMTGARNVTELIDRIAPDIGDPRSSPVVRGFREPHRIIWLPVSRDPFTGEYVFRVVQPMFDDNGHLFMTFVSALPAKFLTDKFHQEPYDGNFMILDESGKTIVNAWHDSVVEPGLSQRIIDSKSWQKTLNTPDYFYHDGDFTISESLSDTGWVLVYASSWRTLLVALLPKLLPSLLGTLGLITLLWIFVLLFDRKILMPLFQRSQRVFESENLNRTIIDAVPVGLSLLSIRSGETLLQNETMQSYDNPKHPLHRQFLSLYWDMQKSSDGTSLKQAKDHTLAVTLADGTTSHLLANLVKTKYQGAEVLLCSFSDVTTRKRLEEKLDEARAADEAANQAKAAFLATMSHEIRTPLNAILGNLELLERSPLSNMQADRLRTITSSSMSLLDIINDILDFSKVESGQMTLENIRFDAIDTVEQAATIFAPLADAKGLNLFYTVAPDMPRFYLGDATRLGQVLLNLLGNAIKFTESGKVTIDLQHHAEADGMPSMLVISISDTGIGISEAQQRELFQAFAQADKSITRRFGGSGLGLALCKRLVELMGGTITVNSRLGVGSTFSIHLPLLADTEDLPSNTVFPVTPTLFMLCSAPEWRTAISAHLAYWGTHVQLLEHPQEMPAAALPLLIFGDSRPWSVADEDRARERASRVIDATEDGPRVAVTNGKHSVVSCYCLQGLHEAITGAITPSTSAGSIAESNAKNNPAVDGIQAVQRVRVLVLEDNKVNLALIRDQLNALNYQADLTNNGSTALDLFEKNQYDIVLTDLSMPGMNGFVFTSFLRRRGAQLPVIAITAHATAEEHNHCKKVGITDVLLKPMSLDEIDGMVRRYVMRSTEMASPSLPKTGKPQLDAEWLQLLRSSTEESLSEIDHALSARNVQAVLEQLHSIKGAFSMVHEQTAVTASAQLEQLGRIPDLAALSDALPAYKALLNDVLKKLGG; translated from the coding sequence ATGCCATTCTCAGTCAACAATAAAGACTTACTCCAAAGCGCCGGCAGAGTTGCTGCGTCTGTAAAGAAATCAAGCGTACTCTGGCTGCTCAACCGCTATCAGCGCGGTTTGTTGCGGGGTGGCGCCATTGCGTTGACCATCGCCATCCTGGCCGCCAACGCCTTTGTGATATGGTCCTACGTCAAGGACTACGTTGCTGATGCACACTACGTTTACCTGACATACAAGAATGCGCTGCTGATCGATATCGAGACCAAGAACGCGGCAATCCGCCGTGGCGCGATTTACTCTGAAATGCTGTGGTCCGACTCCCCTCAACAGAATGCGCAGGTGATGCGTGATTTTTCCGAACATGGCGGTCGTGTCGTGCTGCAAGCCAGCGACAAAGTAACTCCGCAACTCGCCCTGGCGCAGATTAGCGATGCGCGGCCGACGGCTTCATTCGCCAAATACCTGTCGTTCGCCGAAGAGTTGGGCTATCCTAGCACCGTTAGCGCACGGCAGCGGAAAATACCGCTGAACGCGTATTACTACAATCCGGATCACACGTTTCTTTCCATCCTGCCGGCTCCCGCCGGTGATCCGCTTAAAATGACCGGCGCCAGGAATGTCACTGAACTGATTGATCGCATCGCACCCGATATCGGGGATCCACGCAGCTCTCCGGTAGTACGAGGCTTCCGCGAACCGCATCGTATTATCTGGCTGCCTGTCTCACGCGATCCGTTTACCGGTGAATACGTTTTCAGAGTGGTGCAACCGATGTTTGACGACAACGGCCACCTTTTCATGACGTTTGTCAGCGCCTTGCCAGCCAAGTTCTTGACGGATAAATTCCATCAAGAACCTTACGACGGCAATTTCATGATCCTTGACGAGAGCGGCAAGACCATCGTCAATGCATGGCATGATTCGGTGGTCGAACCGGGCTTGAGCCAGCGCATCATCGATTCCAAAAGCTGGCAGAAAACACTCAATACGCCCGACTATTTCTATCACGACGGCGATTTCACCATCAGCGAATCGCTGTCGGATACCGGATGGGTATTGGTTTATGCCTCTTCATGGCGTACCTTGCTGGTAGCACTTCTACCTAAATTGCTTCCTTCTTTACTCGGCACGCTGGGGCTGATCACCCTGCTCTGGATTTTCGTGCTGCTGTTCGACCGCAAAATTCTCATGCCGCTGTTTCAGCGTTCGCAACGTGTGTTTGAAAGCGAAAACCTGAACCGCACCATCATTGACGCGGTACCGGTAGGCTTGAGTTTATTGTCGATCCGCAGCGGCGAGACCTTGCTGCAAAATGAAACGATGCAGTCCTATGACAATCCAAAGCATCCGCTGCACAGGCAATTCCTGAGTTTATATTGGGACATGCAGAAGTCCTCGGACGGCACGTCACTCAAGCAGGCGAAGGACCATACTCTTGCAGTCACATTGGCCGATGGAACAACGTCGCATTTGCTGGCAAACCTGGTCAAGACCAAATATCAAGGCGCAGAGGTACTGCTCTGCAGCTTTTCCGACGTCACCACGCGCAAGCGCCTTGAAGAAAAACTGGACGAAGCGCGTGCGGCCGACGAAGCTGCCAACCAGGCCAAGGCAGCCTTCCTGGCGACCATGAGTCACGAAATACGGACGCCGTTGAACGCGATTCTCGGCAATCTCGAACTGCTGGAAAGATCGCCGCTGAGCAACATGCAAGCCGATCGTCTGCGTACTATCACCTCTTCCTCCATGTCCTTGCTCGACATCATTAACGATATCCTGGATTTTTCCAAGGTCGAATCCGGCCAGATGACGCTGGAAAATATACGCTTCGACGCCATCGATACGGTAGAACAAGCTGCAACCATCTTTGCGCCGCTGGCCGACGCCAAGGGCCTCAATCTTTTCTATACGGTGGCGCCGGATATGCCGCGCTTTTATCTAGGCGATGCCACCCGCCTGGGCCAGGTTTTACTGAATCTCCTGGGTAACGCCATCAAATTTACGGAGAGCGGCAAAGTCACCATCGATTTGCAGCATCATGCCGAGGCAGACGGGATGCCATCGATGCTGGTAATCAGCATCAGCGACACAGGAATCGGCATCAGTGAAGCGCAGCAGCGTGAACTGTTTCAGGCGTTCGCGCAGGCTGACAAGTCGATCACCCGCCGTTTCGGTGGAAGCGGCCTTGGTTTGGCGCTGTGCAAGCGACTGGTCGAACTGATGGGCGGCACGATCACAGTAAACAGCCGCCTCGGGGTGGGCAGCACCTTCAGTATTCATCTGCCGTTGCTGGCCGATACCGAAGACCTGCCTTCCAACACTGTTTTTCCGGTAACGCCAACCCTTTTCATGCTGTGCTCCGCACCGGAATGGCGGACGGCCATTAGTGCGCATCTGGCGTATTGGGGTACGCATGTGCAGCTTCTTGAGCATCCTCAGGAAATGCCGGCAGCCGCCCTGCCACTACTCATTTTCGGCGACTCCCGCCCCTGGAGCGTTGCCGATGAAGACCGCGCGCGCGAACGAGCTTCACGCGTCATCGATGCGACCGAAGATGGCCCCAGGGTCGCTGTCACGAACGGCAAGCACAGCGTCGTCTCCTGCTATTGCCTGCAAGGCTTGCACGAGGCCATCACCGGCGCTATTACACCATCAACAAGCGCAGGCAGCATTGCAGAGAGCAACGCAAAAAACAATCCTGCGGTGGATGGCATACAGGCGGTACAGCGAGTGCGCGTACTGGTGCTGGAAGATAACAAGGTCAATCTGGCGCTGATTCGGGATCAGCTCAATGCGCTCAACTATCAAGCCGATCTGACGAACAACGGCAGTACCGCGCTTGATCTGTTCGAGAAAAACCAGTACGACATCGTACTGACCGATTTGAGCATGCCAGGCATGAACGGCTTTGTCTTTACCAGTTTCTTGCGACGCCGCGGAGCGCAATTGCCGGTCATCGCCATCACCGCACACGCCACTGCTGAAGAACATAATCATTGCAAAAAAGTCGGCATCACAGATGTGTTGCTGAAACCGATGTCCCTCGACGAGATTGATGGCATGGTGCGCAGATATGTGATGCGCAGCACTGAAATGGCGTCTCCGTCCTTGCCCAAAACAGGCAAACCGCAACTCGATGCGGAATGGTTGCAGTTATTGCGATCAAGTACGGAAGAATCTTTAAGCGAGATTGATCATGCCCTGTCGGCGCGCAATGTCCAGGCTGTGCTGGAGCAACTGCATTCGATCAAAGGCGCGTTTTCCATGGTGCATGAACAGACCGCGGTCACGGCCAGTGCGCAGCTGGAACAGCTTGGCAGAATTCCCGACCTGGCCGCGCTGAGCGACGCACTTCCTGCGTACAAGGCGTTGTTGAACGATGTGCTGAAAAAACTGGGCGGGTAA
- a CDS encoding fimbria/pilus outer membrane usher protein: protein MKHSNQTPPFKLKPLCVLILAAFSMIETVAYAQAGQAESLQVAQVEFESGFLPAGSGKAVDLSRFEKGNNVVPGNYSVDVFVNQNWAGRMQLPFKEQVGLANAQPCFNKKALEQAGVAVTKLPPEIGMQLADASVCLPIAEIVSDAFATFDFGEQRLDLSMPQVALSRTARGYVSPEYWDSGVNAGILGYDFNAYRYNNKQFGGAQNTYHLGLNGGFNVDEWRFRHNGSFNWAADGTRKYQSITTYVQRDLTALKSQLVIGDAYTSGELFDSTGFRGVQIASDDRMLPDSMRGYAPTVRGVASSNAKVTIKQNGTVIYETTVAPGPFEFDDLYATGYGGDLDVSVLEADGRTHSFSVPYAAVPLSLRPGVNRFSATAGQIRDSGLSNRPVFAQGTWQRGLSNLMTGYAGITGSAGYAAAVVGGAFNTPAGAVGVGVTQSHTSIPDQGSLNGTSTSISFSKMVKETQTNFTVAAYRYSTGGYFSLNDAMRTRDAAAGGRNTATVLRQRDRAQISLSQGLGERGGQMYLTGSTVKYWNRSGTDVNYSVGYSNTYKNVNYSVSASRQRDSSGAMGTEFYATLSIPLGKEHPVTLSTNMSRASNGGRSMQATLSGAAGVSNAFSYGVSANHASGGGGAASTSSGSANAAYHTPYADVSGSVSSGSGYSQGSFGVRGAVVAHPGGVTLSQPVGETIGVVEAKEAEGARVINVSGLSLDGRGYAVVPYLTPYNLNVIELDPKGLSTDVELKATSQQIAPRAGSVVFMKFETESGRSAVIHATQPDGAPLPFGASVLDEEGNNIGTVGQASKMFVRGLQDKGHLTVSWGNGSESMCRIAYDLPVRQSRAKSENLQRIEATCRADGEAALEHAATSDRQPDTQDVAAIQDQS, encoded by the coding sequence ATGAAACACTCAAATCAAACACCACCATTCAAGCTCAAGCCACTCTGCGTGCTGATCCTGGCCGCTTTCTCGATGATCGAGACGGTTGCTTACGCGCAGGCAGGTCAGGCTGAATCGCTGCAAGTGGCGCAGGTGGAGTTTGAGAGTGGCTTCCTGCCAGCCGGCAGCGGTAAAGCCGTTGATTTGTCGCGCTTTGAAAAAGGCAACAACGTGGTCCCGGGCAACTACAGCGTTGATGTGTTCGTGAATCAGAACTGGGCAGGCCGTATGCAGCTTCCCTTCAAGGAGCAGGTGGGGTTGGCGAATGCGCAGCCTTGCTTCAATAAGAAAGCCCTTGAGCAGGCCGGCGTCGCCGTGACCAAGCTGCCGCCAGAGATCGGCATGCAACTGGCGGACGCCAGTGTGTGTCTGCCCATCGCCGAGATCGTCAGCGATGCTTTTGCAACCTTCGATTTCGGCGAGCAACGGCTCGACCTGAGCATGCCGCAAGTTGCCTTGAGCCGCACTGCGCGTGGCTATGTCAGCCCGGAATACTGGGATTCCGGCGTGAATGCCGGCATTCTCGGTTATGACTTCAACGCGTATCGCTACAACAACAAGCAGTTTGGCGGCGCGCAAAATACTTATCACCTGGGGTTGAATGGCGGCTTTAATGTGGACGAATGGCGCTTTCGCCATAACGGCTCTTTCAATTGGGCTGCCGACGGCACACGGAAATACCAGAGCATCACCACCTATGTGCAGCGTGACCTGACGGCCCTGAAGAGCCAGCTTGTCATCGGCGATGCATACACCAGCGGCGAGCTGTTTGATTCCACCGGCTTTCGCGGAGTGCAGATCGCCTCGGACGACCGCATGCTGCCCGATTCCATGCGCGGCTACGCGCCGACGGTGCGTGGTGTAGCGAGCAGCAACGCCAAGGTCACTATCAAACAAAACGGTACCGTTATTTATGAGACGACGGTGGCGCCGGGGCCGTTTGAATTCGACGATCTGTACGCCACCGGCTACGGCGGCGACCTGGATGTGTCCGTGCTCGAAGCCGATGGCAGAACACATTCCTTCTCTGTCCCTTATGCGGCCGTCCCGTTGTCGCTGCGCCCTGGCGTCAATCGTTTCAGCGCCACCGCCGGGCAAATTCGTGATTCGGGCTTGTCGAACAGGCCGGTTTTTGCGCAAGGCACCTGGCAACGCGGCTTGTCCAACCTGATGACCGGTTATGCCGGCATCACGGGTTCGGCCGGCTATGCCGCTGCGGTGGTTGGCGGGGCGTTCAATACGCCGGCGGGTGCGGTCGGCGTCGGCGTGACGCAATCGCACACCAGCATTCCGGATCAGGGCAGCCTCAACGGCACCAGCACCAGCATCAGCTTCAGCAAAATGGTCAAGGAAACCCAGACCAATTTTACTGTGGCAGCCTATCGCTATTCGACCGGCGGTTATTTCTCGCTGAACGATGCGATGAGGACGCGCGACGCTGCGGCAGGCGGCAGGAATACCGCGACCGTATTGCGCCAGCGCGACAGGGCCCAGATCTCGCTTAGCCAGGGCCTGGGCGAGCGCGGCGGCCAAATGTACCTGACAGGTTCTACCGTCAAGTACTGGAACCGTAGCGGCACGGACGTGAATTACTCAGTCGGCTACAGCAATACCTACAAGAACGTTAACTATAGTGTTTCCGCATCGCGTCAGCGCGATAGTTCCGGCGCCATGGGGACGGAGTTTTATGCGACCCTGAGCATCCCGCTGGGTAAGGAGCACCCAGTGACGCTGAGCACCAATATGTCGCGTGCCAGCAATGGCGGCCGGTCGATGCAAGCCACGCTTTCCGGCGCGGCAGGCGTGAGCAACGCTTTCTCTTATGGCGTCAGCGCAAACCATGCGAGCGGCGGTGGCGGAGCGGCTAGTACATCGAGCGGTAGCGCAAATGCAGCCTACCACACGCCTTATGCCGACGTTTCGGGTTCGGTCAGCAGCGGCAGCGGCTATTCGCAGGGATCGTTTGGCGTGCGCGGCGCGGTGGTAGCACATCCTGGAGGCGTTACATTGTCGCAGCCGGTGGGCGAGACCATCGGCGTCGTCGAAGCGAAGGAAGCCGAAGGCGCGCGGGTCATTAACGTATCAGGACTGAGTCTGGATGGCCGTGGTTATGCCGTTGTGCCTTACCTCACACCGTACAACCTGAACGTGATCGAACTGGACCCGAAAGGCTTGTCCACCGACGTGGAACTGAAGGCGACGAGCCAGCAGATTGCACCGCGCGCCGGTTCCGTCGTTTTCATGAAGTTCGAGACCGAATCGGGACGCTCAGCGGTAATTCATGCCACGCAACCAGATGGTGCGCCGCTGCCGTTTGGCGCTTCGGTGCTGGACGAGGAAGGCAACAATATCGGCACAGTCGGGCAGGCCAGCAAAATGTTCGTGCGCGGTCTGCAGGATAAAGGACATCTCACGGTCAGTTGGGGCAACGGGTCCGAATCAATGTGCCGGATCGCCTACGACCTGCCAGTGCGCCAAAGCCGTGCGAAATCGGAAAATCTTCAGCGCATTGAGGCGACATGCCGCGCCGATGGAGAAGCGGCGCTGGAACATGCGGCTACGTCCGACCGCCAACCCGACACACAAGACGTCGCAGCAATTCAGGATCAGTCCTGA
- a CDS encoding HigA family addiction module antitoxin, whose amino-acid sequence MTRMHNPPHPGEVLREYLGDVTVTDAAIRLGVGRVTLQRIVTGAAGISSDMAYRLGAAFGTSPELWAGMQLQYDLHQAGKIKRPKIERIAA is encoded by the coding sequence ATGACTCGTATGCACAATCCGCCGCACCCTGGCGAGGTATTGAGAGAGTACCTGGGTGATGTGACGGTGACGGACGCGGCAATACGTCTTGGTGTTGGTCGCGTCACACTTCAACGTATTGTGACTGGCGCTGCCGGGATTTCGTCTGACATGGCTTATCGTCTTGGCGCAGCCTTTGGCACCAGTCCTGAGCTGTGGGCAGGGATGCAGTTGCAGTACGACTTACACCAGGCTGGCAAGATCAAACGGCCAAAGATCGAACGCATCGCGGCATAG
- a CDS encoding type II toxin-antitoxin system RelE/ParE family toxin, whose amino-acid sequence MSGKVKSAATFRVVLLDSAEQDLKELKIYVIKNFSLKTWHSTFEKIKEAIRNLQHFPQAGLIPDEIEKLNLTQYRQVLSGMNRVIYEVRQETIYVHVVVDTRRDMNALLTRRLLRIR is encoded by the coding sequence ATGAGTGGCAAAGTGAAATCCGCAGCAACGTTCAGAGTTGTGCTTCTTGATTCGGCAGAGCAAGACCTCAAAGAACTAAAAATCTATGTCATCAAAAATTTCTCGCTAAAAACGTGGCATAGCACTTTCGAAAAAATAAAAGAAGCCATTCGGAACTTGCAGCACTTTCCACAGGCAGGACTCATTCCAGACGAAATTGAGAAACTTAACCTGACGCAATATCGTCAAGTGTTGTCTGGCATGAATCGCGTTATTTACGAAGTTAGGCAAGAGACCATTTATGTTCATGTCGTTGTAGACACGCGCAGAGATATGAATGCATTGCTGACACGGCGATTATTGCGAATCAGATAA
- a CDS encoding fimbrial protein, with protein MKYEAKKRLISLLRLFMFVGVAWIGVNHSAYGVAVCNFPNHINMTGDMFNFGSIVVPHDAPDGSAIATTTMILPYECPANPSGMGGFSLQFLGSLRLPTQFPGVGQINTVYEGLYKYTGFRITNMDTGQVMNPVTGSIQEWAPPITSPNPASGSFRIKIELIKLSDGIYNIKQMPNDSRPPISQVRIFDRNYPDQYRYLYLVIATSGGSIKPMPQSCTVTNSSAPPVRLPNISTGDLSYAGATAGDTGFNIGLNCKIGSSVYMTLTDMTDPGNTSDLLTLTPDSTAKGVKLRISRNGKPLRYGPDSRAPGNLNQWYVGPSAATLNIPFSAQYVADGPVSGGIVKGRATFTMSYQ; from the coding sequence ATGAAATATGAAGCAAAAAAACGCCTGATTAGCCTATTGCGTTTATTTATGTTCGTCGGAGTCGCGTGGATTGGCGTCAATCATTCCGCATATGGTGTGGCCGTGTGCAATTTCCCAAATCACATAAATATGACGGGCGATATGTTCAATTTCGGCAGCATTGTCGTTCCACATGATGCACCAGACGGATCTGCAATTGCAACGACGACAATGATTCTTCCCTACGAATGCCCGGCCAATCCGAGCGGTATGGGGGGATTTAGCTTGCAATTCCTCGGTTCATTGCGTTTGCCAACGCAGTTTCCGGGGGTCGGGCAGATTAATACTGTTTATGAAGGTCTTTATAAATACACAGGTTTTCGCATAACCAACATGGATACGGGTCAGGTAATGAACCCCGTGACCGGCTCTATCCAAGAATGGGCGCCGCCGATTACTTCACCCAATCCGGCTTCCGGGTCTTTCAGGATAAAAATTGAGCTGATAAAGCTCAGTGATGGCATTTACAACATAAAACAAATGCCAAATGATTCAAGGCCACCCATATCTCAAGTCAGGATTTTCGATAGGAATTATCCAGACCAGTACAGATATTTATATCTCGTTATTGCAACATCGGGGGGATCCATTAAACCAATGCCGCAGAGCTGCACTGTCACGAACTCGTCAGCGCCTCCGGTGCGCCTGCCGAACATCAGCACGGGCGACCTGAGTTATGCGGGCGCTACCGCGGGGGACACTGGCTTCAACATCGGGCTGAACTGCAAGATTGGCTCGAGCGTCTACATGACCCTAACCGATATGACCGACCCGGGAAACACGAGCGACCTGTTGACGCTGACCCCTGACTCGACGGCGAAGGGTGTGAAGTTGCGCATCTCGCGAAACGGGAAGCCGCTCCGCTACGGCCCCGATTCGCGCGCCCCCGGCAATCTGAACCAATGGTATGTCGGTCCGTCGGCTGCGACGTTGAACATCCCGTTTAGCGCGCAATACGTCGCCGACGGCCCGGTATCCGGCGGAATAGTGAAGGGGCGCGCCACGTTCACCATGAGCTACCAGTAG
- a CDS encoding type II toxin-antitoxin system Phd/YefM family antitoxin — MKFSTQVKPISYLKSHTAEIVRDITENREPLLITQNGEAKLVVMDVKSYEEQEETLALLKILALGNREIEQGKFRDVEDVFADLDKADR; from the coding sequence ATGAAATTTTCTACTCAGGTAAAGCCCATCAGCTATCTCAAGAGTCACACCGCTGAGATCGTCAGGGACATCACTGAAAATCGCGAGCCACTGTTGATTACACAAAACGGTGAAGCCAAGCTGGTCGTGATGGATGTGAAGAGCTATGAAGAACAAGAAGAAACACTCGCGCTACTGAAAATCCTGGCTCTTGGCAATCGTGAAATTGAACAAGGAAAATTTCGAGATGTTGAAGACGTGTTTGCCGATTTGGACAAGGCAGATCGCTAA
- a CDS encoding LysR substrate-binding domain-containing protein — MKLHQIQAMVASAETGSIRGAARSLGISQAAVTRALRELEAAQQLPLLIRSPAGLSFTEYGKVLLAHARLVLNQLHQAQSELDQLRGQAEGRLCVGITPWVMLTFLPEAVLQFRQRMPEVRLELFESLMPVAQPLLRDGSMDFAIGPLLPSMAAQEFTCEAVLNYETTVLVRRGHPRQKARSIHDLLDQDWVLNYAPDGYDALMDYLFWRHDARIDEKRIVLAQSVTMLQSMVEHASMCTWCPTILSVVPPFHDRVVAVPLIEQFEPRQLCVITRRSSTLSRAAVCFIDCLLQVIRRHSRSAKKEDQQLFNTLTLLV, encoded by the coding sequence TTGAAACTGCATCAAATACAAGCAATGGTCGCCAGCGCCGAGACCGGCAGCATACGGGGAGCGGCCCGTTCGCTAGGCATCTCGCAGGCCGCCGTAACGCGGGCGTTGCGTGAGCTTGAGGCCGCCCAGCAACTGCCGCTGCTGATACGCAGCCCCGCCGGCTTAAGTTTCACGGAGTATGGAAAGGTGCTGCTTGCGCACGCCCGGCTGGTGTTGAACCAGCTGCATCAGGCGCAGAGCGAACTGGACCAGCTACGGGGTCAAGCCGAGGGACGTCTTTGCGTCGGCATTACACCTTGGGTCATGCTTACCTTTCTGCCTGAGGCGGTATTGCAATTCCGACAGCGCATGCCGGAGGTGCGGCTCGAATTATTTGAAAGTTTGATGCCGGTTGCCCAACCGTTATTGCGCGACGGGAGTATGGATTTTGCAATCGGGCCGCTGCTACCGTCGATGGCGGCCCAAGAGTTTACTTGCGAAGCTGTGCTCAATTACGAAACGACGGTACTGGTACGGCGCGGTCATCCCCGCCAAAAAGCCCGATCGATCCATGATCTGCTTGACCAGGACTGGGTGTTGAATTACGCCCCGGACGGGTACGATGCGCTGATGGATTATCTGTTTTGGCGGCATGACGCCCGCATCGATGAAAAACGCATCGTACTAGCACAATCCGTGACGATGCTGCAGTCAATGGTCGAGCATGCCAGCATGTGCACCTGGTGCCCCACCATTTTGAGCGTCGTTCCGCCTTTTCATGATCGCGTGGTGGCGGTACCGCTCATTGAACAGTTCGAACCCCGACAACTCTGCGTTATCACGCGCCGCAGCAGCACCCTCAGCCGCGCAGCCGTCTGTTTTATCGATTGTCTGCTACAGGTTATCCGTCGCCATTCCCGCTCTGCGAAAAAAGAAGACCAACAATTGTTCAATACGTTAACTTTGCTGGTTTGA
- a CDS encoding response regulator transcription factor, producing the protein MDSFSIRVVIADDHPAVLKGIKQELAAIETIKIVGAVRNSTGLIELLDQQACDVLVTDYAMPQGEYGDGLALFEFIQRRYPNIHIVVMTMMDNPAVLQTLLTVNIRCAVSKSDDSSHLVPAIHIAHSGGEYFSPTMNTIVQALRIGQADGRTTSKLTKREVEIVRLLVSGLTVNQIAERLSRSKQTVSSQKMNAMKKLGIERDVDLYKYATEMGLM; encoded by the coding sequence ATGGATTCGTTCTCAATACGTGTCGTCATCGCAGACGACCACCCAGCGGTGCTCAAAGGTATCAAGCAAGAGCTTGCTGCAATTGAGACCATCAAAATTGTAGGCGCGGTGAGAAACTCCACCGGGCTCATCGAACTGCTCGACCAGCAGGCATGCGATGTACTTGTCACCGACTATGCGATGCCTCAGGGCGAATACGGCGACGGTCTCGCGCTCTTCGAGTTTATTCAGCGGCGCTATCCGAACATCCACATTGTCGTCATGACGATGATGGATAATCCCGCCGTGCTGCAAACCTTGCTCACCGTGAATATTCGCTGCGCGGTCAGCAAATCCGATGATTCTTCCCATCTAGTTCCGGCCATCCATATTGCCCATTCAGGCGGCGAATACTTTTCTCCGACAATGAATACGATCGTGCAGGCGCTGAGAATCGGCCAGGCAGATGGCCGCACAACGAGCAAACTCACCAAGCGGGAAGTGGAAATAGTACGCCTGCTGGTTTCCGGATTGACGGTGAATCAAATCGCCGAACGGTTAAGCCGCAGCAAGCAGACGGTCAGCTCGCAAAAGATGAACGCCATGAAAAAACTGGGTATCGAGCGCGATGTCGACCTGTATAAATACGCCACCGAGATGGGCTTGATGTAG
- a CDS encoding M20 aminoacylase family protein gives MNATFVLPGIAAIQEDMIAIRRRIHAHPELGFKEFATSALVAELLTSWGYQVTRGLGGTGVVGTLKNGVGPSLGLRTDMDALPIQETTGLPYASRIDGVMHACGHDGHTATLLAAAKHLAGSRSFSGTLHLIFQPAEEGLGGARKMLEDGLFEQFPCDAVFAMHNVPGYPAGQLGFLSGPFMSSADTVTIRVVGKGGHGAVPHKAIDPVVVCSSIVMGLQSIVSRNVNPQEMAIITVGSIHAGVASNVIPPSAEMSLSVRALAAEVRDLLELRITELVHGQAASFGARAEIDYFRCHPVLVNHPAETRFARKVAHEWVGDAGLIDDLRPFTASEDFAFMLERCPGSYITIGNGDGERSCTLHNPGYDFNDTCLAIGASYWVKLAERFLV, from the coding sequence ATGAATGCCACCTTTGTCCTGCCCGGAATTGCGGCCATCCAGGAAGACATGATCGCAATTCGCCGCCGCATCCACGCCCACCCTGAACTCGGTTTCAAAGAATTTGCTACCAGCGCACTGGTTGCGGAGCTTCTGACAAGCTGGGGTTACCAGGTCACGCGTGGTCTGGGCGGGACGGGAGTGGTCGGGACGCTGAAAAACGGCGTTGGTCCTTCGCTTGGGTTGCGCACCGATATGGATGCGCTGCCAATCCAGGAGACGACTGGCCTGCCATATGCGAGCCGGATAGACGGGGTGATGCACGCCTGCGGCCATGACGGCCATACCGCCACCTTGCTGGCGGCAGCCAAGCATCTTGCTGGTTCCCGCTCGTTTTCAGGCACGCTTCACCTGATTTTCCAGCCCGCAGAAGAAGGGCTGGGAGGCGCGCGGAAGATGCTGGAAGACGGTTTATTCGAGCAATTTCCTTGCGACGCGGTATTTGCGATGCACAACGTGCCAGGCTATCCGGCTGGCCAATTAGGTTTTTTGAGTGGCCCGTTCATGAGCTCCGCCGACACCGTCACTATACGGGTGGTCGGCAAAGGCGGACATGGCGCGGTACCGCACAAGGCGATCGACCCGGTGGTGGTTTGCTCATCGATTGTGATGGGGCTGCAAAGCATCGTGTCGCGCAACGTCAACCCGCAAGAAATGGCGATCATCACCGTTGGCTCGATTCACGCCGGCGTTGCATCCAACGTCATTCCTCCATCGGCCGAGATGTCTCTGAGCGTTCGCGCACTCGCAGCCGAAGTGCGTGATTTGCTTGAACTCAGGATTACCGAACTGGTGCATGGCCAGGCGGCCAGCTTTGGCGCCCGCGCCGAGATCGACTATTTCCGCTGTCATCCGGTTCTGGTCAACCATCCAGCCGAAACCCGGTTTGCCCGCAAAGTGGCGCATGAATGGGTTGGTGATGCCGGATTAATCGACGATCTTCGCCCTTTTACCGCCAGTGAAGATTTTGCCTTCATGTTGGAGAGGTGTCCCGGTAGCTACATCACCATCGGCAACGGCGATGGTGAACGCAGCTGCACGCTGCACAACCCGGGTTACGACTTCAACGACACCTGCCTGGCAATCGGGGCGAGTTACTGGGTCAAGTTGGCCGAGCGCTTTTTGGTCTGA